Part of the Mangifera indica cultivar Alphonso chromosome 4, CATAS_Mindica_2.1, whole genome shotgun sequence genome, GGAATtaagaaacaaagaaattgaatgattatgataaaaaaaacgACATGTTGGAAGACTACTGTTGGaagatttgattcattttaatttaggaaaagaaaaatggtaatattgtattttccttttcttcaaaCCAGAAaactttgtttaaattaaaaccaAAGCGAGGCATTCTATTACAATATTAGAATAcaatcaatttaatcaaaaaGAGCCTATACCAGATGAATGCTTTTCTTGTAAACAGTTTTTCTGTCCTATATTCACAATGAAAGATCACAAGCTGCATTTCTAGTCATTAGTACAAACAACAGTGTTCATCCAAACCAATTTGCATCCTCTACCCACGGCAAATACCAAACATGGGAATATCTATTTCTTACCAAGTTCAACATTCAAAACTTAAGTGATACTCAATGAGGCTTTACATTTGAAGACGGAAAGCTACCACTGTAATCGAAAGCCTCATCAACATTGTCGTAAGGGTGCTTTAAAGAATCTTTACTTGCATTGTCATAACTTGCTGATGTGGATGCTGATTCTGCTTTCGGATTTAGACCAGCAATCTGCAAAATATTCTCAATCTCCTTCACCACTTCACTCATTGTAGGCCTATCAGCTCCTGATTCTTGAACACAGCTCATTGCCACGTCCACATACTTTCCAAAACCTTTCAGTGTTGTACCCAAACCAATGGTTGGGTCAAGAAGTTCATATAGGTTATACAGATCTTTTTTCTTATCAATTGCAGTCTTTATCTCTCTCACAATGTACTTGCCTCGCTCTATTGGCCTTCTTGCAGTTATTAGCTCCAACATCAGCACTCCAAAGCTATAAACATCACTCTTTTCAGTCAACTGTTGTGTCATGTAATATTCAGGATCCAAGTAACCCTGCACACAAAAAAGAAGAATCCATACTGAGGATATATAGCATTGGTTTAGAATATTCAGTGAACTTTACAGGGTTtcacataaatttattaaactaaacATTCTTAGTGATATCAAGTTGCACACTTGTTTCACTAAAATAATGCAGATTAAGCAGCTTCCGTAATTTTGGCAGCAAAGATGACCAAAAAAGGGGAGGGGTGTGGTTGGGGGGAATGAAAAGATATACATACTAGAGCACGTGTATACTTAAAATTACTTACTATCGTCCCCTTAACTTGAGTAGAGACATGATCCTTCCCAGTCTCAATCATAGCTCTAGAAAGACCAAAATCAGCAACCTTTGCATTTAAGCAATCATCTAGTAATATGTTTGTTGATTTGATATCCCTGTGTATGATTGGAGGGTTCGCAAGCTCATGCAGATAGGCTAGGCCTCTGGCTGCTCCAAGTGTTATTTTAAGTCTTCTTAACCAATCCATTTTGATTCCAGTCTTTCCTGCAAATATAGGATGCAATTTTTTTCAGAAGTGATTAGACAAAGCGTAATATAACCAGcaaataattttccttttttcaataATAGAAGTTCTGATCCATTGAAGGGGTAGCTCAGTATGCTTCAGagcttgaaaagaataatttGTCAGCTCTATAGTATCCATTGTTTTTACAAGCTAGCTTGATGATATTCACTATGTTTcactattgtttttttttatggagacagaatattttaaattatggatGCTGAAAACTGTAGTCTCATGAAATAGTAAGTAATCAATTGAAGAATCAAAGTGTACAGGAATTCTTGCAGTGGTGAAGAAGGTAAAGAGAAGGAGGGGAATACCTGATAAAGTATCACTCAGAGAACCATTTGGAATGTACTCATATATTAGCATTTGTTCACCTTGTTCAAAGCAGAATCCATAAAGGCCAACAAGATTTTTATGATGCACTCTAGATAGAAGTTCAATCTCTGTTTTGAATTCATGTCCACCTTGCATAGATCCTTGTCGAGCTCGTTTAATGGCAACCAGTTCTCCAGTGGGAAGAGTTCCTCTATAAACCTGCAAAAAtgttgacaaaataaatatctgtGAATGAGTAAATTAATCAACATGTTGTGCTGAATGAGCAATGAACCAACCATGGAAAGTGGTGAGGAAGGGGATCAAAGGGGCAAAAGAGAATCAAACCTTTCCATAACCGCCAGATCCGATGCTGTTGGTTTCTGAAAAATGATTTGTGCATTTGTTGACCTCTTCAAAGGAGAAGCATCTTGCGGCTTTCAGTTGAGGAATACTACCACTGCTCTTGTTTTGCTCCCAGTGTCCTGCATGGATTTGTACAACATAAATACTTATGACAATTCATAAACTGACGAATATTAAGTGTAGATAAAATCCTATGGTACCAAAAGGGTTCTGTTCGTATGCTTTTTGTGCTATCTTCTTTTGACGCTGTGCATAAACCCCAGCAAAGATTAATAGTAACAGAAGGACACAACCACCAGCTGCTGCTCCAATGATAATGCCAATGTTTGTCGACTTATTTGATCCCGATTCTCCTGAAAGATGACACATAAATACACTTGCATCAATATCAAAAAGGCATACTCCAACTAATCATTTAGTTCTATGAGAATAGCAGACTTACCAGCAAAGTGCTGATACTGCCCAGCAATAAAATAGTATGGTCCAAAATCACTTGGAGGTTTGTAAGTCTGGTTGCTAAGGACAAATCCAAGACTATAAATTCCTGTTAGATTGAAACTATCCTCACCAGATGGAGGAAATACTTGGAGATTCAAATTGAGGTACTCATTTGAATCCCAGTGTGGGTTACTCAAAGAAATTGAATCCACAGGAAGTTGATAAGACTGGAATGCTCGTATCATAGATTCCACAAGACTTGTAAAGTAAGTGTAGTTATTCAAGCCTGAAAAGGAGAGAGCTCTGAAGACTAGAGTTCCTTTATATGGGTGAGCACAGTGACAGTTGGGGCTAGAAATCTGATCTGAAGGGCAGGGACTGGAAATACAATTGTTGTATGGTGTTGAATAGTTGGAATTCTCTTGGTCGGGTGAGCAGTAATCTCTTGTTGCACCTGACTCCTCACAAATCGGGTTACTTGCAAGTCTGCATAAATCAGTAAAAAAGCCCACTAAGTGaaagaaaacatttttcttctttttggaaGTACCTTGAATTCTTATCCAGGGTCTATAAAGCCCAAGAAGTTATCAGTCACACATTTTAAAGCAAACGATTGGAGAACAATTCTAAGAGAATTGAAGAATTAAGCTTTACATGAACTCAACATTTTCTGCTCCTGTTGTTTCCGTGAAACTATCAATTTGATTTCctgttaaatcaattaattccAGCTGGGTGCTGTGGCTGCTGCCAATGTTCAAGGTGCCATTAAGCTGGTTGTTTCTCATTACCCTGTCACATCgtcaataaaattagaaatttttgcCATTGCTTGGGGAGTTTCACTAATTTTCTGCTTcagttgtaattttttatagCAAGTAATGTCCACTACTTGAAATTGAAGCCTATACTTACACTGTCTGTAAAGAGGGAAGGCTGAAAAATTCAGTAGGAACTTCACCTTGCAGTTGAGTACTGTCCATCGTTCTGCCACACAAAGTAGTTGGTTATTGTCCTTCTCATGTGACTGAAAATTTCATAAGACCAAACACACAGAGTACAGGGGGAGAGAAGTTCCACAAGATTTCTTTCTAAAAGATAATAAGAAAGATAGTCATTAAATGAAGACTACTAATACAGCCTAGAAAGTGGGATATTTTTCTAGAGTATATTCAGATCAATGTGCATCTGCAATCTAATATGCTAATGTTCTGAAAGAAGAAAGCAGTGAGtatcattaacaaaatgaaTGGCCTTGATAAAAAGAACAGTGATAAAAGTGTTACTCGGGAACCAGAATGATGCAACTAATCCACTGTCACTTGAAAATTACATCTCTGTACTGCGTCATTGGTAAGAGAGTAAGAGATGGAGAAGAAAGAACAGAGAGACATACAATGTTGTTAACAATTGCATTGTCAAAAGCCATGTAGGAAAAGTGGATGAATCAAAACTGTTATTACTCATGTCCCTGCAGATCAAAACATAGAATTAAAATTGAGATCAAATGAGgtgaaaaaaatcaatagagCTAATTAACCTTCTCTACTTACAAGTAGCTGAGGGCATTCAAGCCAGAAAGGTTAGGCATGGGACCAGTCAGTCTATTGTTGGACAAaaacctgaaaattttatcaacaaaCACTAAAATTGTAAAGGTTTTTGTGTAAGAGGATGATGCCTTCCCAGAAACAAGTATCAAAGCTTATTTGTCAAGGCTTTTTTGTCGGCTTACAGCTCATTAATATTTGAAAGATTGTTGAGGTTTGCAGGAACAGATCCACTCAATTGATTTCTATCAAAGCGTCTGTAATCAGGACCGAAAAATTCATCAGAAGAAATTTCAGAGGACCTCAGTGTTGCAAATCTATTATTTCCTTTGAAAGTAAGATGCAGATACTCACACCACCTCCAGAGTTTGCACAAGTCCAAGGGATGTAGGAAGACTACCATTGAGGTTGTTGCTGTCAAATAGCCTGGCACAAGGTGGAGAAAAGTTAAatgtaaagaaaagaaatattaacTGAAAGCAGTACTTGCAATGGTTACTCCACACATATCATTAGAAACTCCAGTAAACTTACACATGTAACAGAGACATGTTTGAGCTGAAAAGTTGTTCCGGGATGGTGCCTGACAGTTGATTCATTCCAAAATGACTGTCATTGATGGAGAGGATGTTAGACTAAAATAAAGCAAAGAAAACAAGACCATAGTTTGTGAAAGGAACTAAAGTATCAAACGCATATGACATACAAGTGCTTGGTACCAACTAGCATATCCAGGCCAGGTGAATTTCCACTAGAGACTGGGACTGTCCCAGTAAGTTTGTTATCAGCGAGATCAAGCCAATAAAGTTCGGCCAGGTTACCGATAGTAGGCGGAATTGGTCCACTAAAACTATTAGAATTTAGAGATCTGCGTACAGAAGAGCTTGTAAGCTATAAACCTATGATGAGATATTCAGACATTAGATGCCTCAAGtaaaacatataattaacaCTTGTGATAGTATAAGTGAAGTGTCTTACAGAAAGACAAGCTTGGATAGAGATCCAATTGAGTTGGGAATTGGCCCAGAAAAACCGCAACCTACCAAGATTCTGGCAAGCAAAACAAACACAATGTATTTTTCATGAGGATTCTAACCAAAGAAGTTCCTATCAGCTAATGGTTTGAGAAGAATTTATGTCCTTACAAGTTTGTTAGCTTCTTCAAATTCCCGATTGTTGATGGAAGGGGTCCGGTCAGATCCTGGTTGTAGGATAAATCCCTGCATGAAGAGTTCATAATCAAATAAAGACAGgtatgaaggaaaaaaattttccaaCGAAGACATAACAGTCAAATGAAGGTGCTGACTTATAcgaaatgaaaagataaaaagagatGTAGAATTCTCCATTCACATTATCAGTAACTTTAAAAGACATACAGAGTTTGTAATTCTGATAAAGTTGTTATGTCTCCGGATAGAGTACCCGACAATCCAATGCCTGATAATGTTCTGAAAGAAAGAGTGGTTTAGCTTTAAAAGGCCGAAGAAGCAACTTATTTGTAAATATTCAGCATGCAAAAAAGCTTGCTAAAAACTTTACATAGAAATCACACGAGACTTGCTGCACTGAATTCCATCCCAATTTCCACCACAAGGATCTGAGCCCTTCCAATTAGGTGGAAAATTCTGCCAGATATCCTTGAGAGACGATAGAGCAGCAGCTGTATCAAAAtccataaaacaaaagaaataatgtttatcTGGTCAGCACcaaaatcttataatttgagAAAGAAGTAGGATTTACAGATTATTTTAACACCAGTCTTAGCCCTGAAATTAAGTATTATTGCAATGTAAGCAATATTTCCTAGAACAGCTGCTCAAAACTCTAAAGTGCCGTCGTACcaacaaaattcaaaagaaaatgaaggatAAGCTGATTCTCTTTACTGGTCCATTCCAAGTATTTCCTAGACCTAGATAGTACTCTAATAACTCAAACTACGAGCATAAGTAATTCTGCCAAAAGGTCagattgaaaattcaatatCATTTTGCAGTTAATAACACAACAGGCAGAAGTAACTATCAActgtaaacaaaaaattatctcCAAAACCCTACAATTGATGCTTCATTTAAAGTTATTGAATCTTgatttttcaccaaaactaagcTAAAACCTCACAAGCATGAAAGATCCTTTCATTACAAATCAACAATGCAAAACTTACCATCATCTGAGTTAGTTGTTGCTGCTATGATTAAAAATTGGATTGAAAGACACAGCACAAACACTTGAAATTTTAGACCCATTTCtgaagaaacaaataaatacaagcttcaaacttgaagaagctttaCAACTTTTCTTGTCCTCTCAGTTTCTAAACTTGCAGAAAACACAAAACCCATATGATATAATTCTCTAAAACAGCTGATGGAAAGCCACAAATTTGACAAAACAGAGTTATAAAGCATGTTGGTTCATATTAATTGGCAACCAAAGCTTTGTCTCATCCCGGAAGAAATACAGAAGATCGCTTGCACGTTGGAGGTTACAAAgtcaataatctattttttaacttaaaaacaCCAAGTAAACGTTCAAGAAA contains:
- the LOC123212823 gene encoding leucine-rich repeat receptor protein kinase HPCA1-like — translated: MGLKFQVFVLCLSIQFLIIAATTNSDDAAALSSLKDIWQNFPPNWKGSDPCGGNWDGIQCSKSRVISITLSGIGLSGTLSGDITTLSELQTLDLSYNQDLTGPLPSTIGNLKKLTNLILVGCGFSGPIPNSIGSLSKLVFLSLNSNSFSGPIPPTIGNLAELYWLDLADNKLTGTVPVSSGNSPGLDMLVGTKHFHFGMNQLSGTIPEQLFSSNMSLLHVLFDSNNLNGSLPTSLGLVQTLEVVRFDRNQLSGSVPANLNNLSNINELFLSNNRLTGPMPNLSGLNALSYLDMSNNSFDSSTFPTWLLTMQLLTTLTMDSTQLQGEVPTEFFSLPSLQTVVMRNNQLNGTLNIGSSHSTQLELIDLTGNQIDSFTETTGAENVEFILASNPICEESGATRDYCSPDQENSNYSTPYNNCISSPCPSDQISSPNCHCAHPYKGTLVFRALSFSGLNNYTYFTSLVESMIRAFQSYQLPVDSISLSNPHWDSNEYLNLNLQVFPPSGEDSFNLTGIYSLGFVLSNQTYKPPSDFGPYYFIAGQYQHFAGESGSNKSTNIGIIIGAAAGGCVLLLLLIFAGVYAQRQKKIAQKAYEQNPFGHWEQNKSSGSIPQLKAARCFSFEEVNKCTNHFSETNSIGSGGYGKVYRGTLPTGELVAIKRARQGSMQGGHEFKTEIELLSRVHHKNLVGLYGFCFEQGEQMLIYEYIPNGSLSDTLSGKTGIKMDWLRRLKITLGAARGLAYLHELANPPIIHRDIKSTNILLDDCLNAKVADFGLSRAMIETGKDHVSTQVKGTIGYLDPEYYMTQQLTEKSDVYSFGVLMLELITARRPIERGKYIVREIKTAIDKKKDLYNLYELLDPTIGLGTTLKGFGKYVDVAMSCVQESGADRPTMSEVVKEIENILQIAGLNPKAESASTSASYDNASKDSLKHPYDNVDEAFDYSGSFPSSNVKPH